Below is a window of Brassica oleracea var. oleracea cultivar TO1000 unplaced genomic scaffold, BOL UnpScaffold01130, whole genome shotgun sequence DNA.
aataattatttactttaacTAAAACTATAACTTTAATATTGTACCTCCACTGGTTTAACACCAATCGATAACTATAAGAAATGATGGGGAACATcagaaaattattttgatacttGGAAGACTAGACAATCTTGAGATATGTAACAAGTAAAGGAAATTTAAAGGTAAGAAATCAAGCTTCAAaagccttttttcaaaaaaaaaaaaaaaagaaatcaagctTCAATTCCAAACAATATGGTGAATCTTACTATTCCAAACAATTTGATCTTAAGAAGAAGATGCATGGTGTAATGGTGACAAagcagaaaaaatatttaaggataaaaaacaaaacaaaaagatttagTGTTACGAGAAATCATTTTCATAAGATATTGgccttaaagaaaaaaacaaaaaagagaaaataatttagaaaaacaaatcaacgACGACCATATGATATCCACTCGCTCAATAGTAAACACTTAGATATTTTGTCCCgttcttagaaaaaaaatattagtttaaaacGTACGAACTTTCAGATAGCTTCTATAATTTTCCATGCGAAACACTTCCTTTCAAAGACTAATCCACGATGGATAGCTTAAATACAAACGTCACCGCAACGATGATCGACGCTCTCATGAGCTCTCCTTCTTCCGGTTTCTGGCCGCCACTATCTCCGGCGAATCCCAGCCCAGACAGTGCTCTCCAGAAGCGGTTACAAGCTGTGTTAAATGGCACCCACGAGGCTTGGACCTACGCCATTTTCTGGACACCGTCGTACTACGACTATTCCGGCGAGTCGGTGCTCAAATGGGGCGATGGAATTTATAAAGGCGAAGAAGCTGATAATACTCGgcggaagaggaggaggatgacGGTGGCGGAGAGAGAGCACTGGAGTCTCATTTTGCCGGAGCTTAGCTCGATGACCTCCGACGAAGATTTGCCGGTGATAGACGGCGAAGATGACGTGGAAGTGTCGGATACGGAGTGGTTTTATATGGTTTCGATGACGGTTAGCTTTGGTAGTGAGACCGGGTTACCGGGTAAGGCGTTTGCTACGTATAAACCAGTTTGGGTTACCGGGTCGGATCATATATTGGCGTCGGGTTGTGAACGTGCAAAAAAGGGTGGGGATTCAGGGTTGCAAACCATCGTATGTATTCCTTTGGATAACGGAGTGTTGGAGCTTGGATCCACGGTTGAGATCAAACAAAACCCGGATCTTTTTAATAAGATCCGAGTCGTTTTTAGTTTCGAAGGATCCAGAGATTTCTCGGGTGACCCGAATTCGAACTCCTTCCAGCCTTTCTCAACTCATTTAGAGAATGGTGGTGGTTCAAGTACCGTAACCGTCAATCCTAATCGGTATCCGAATCCAGTTTATCCCCAAACCGTAAATTTCGCGACTTCCACGTTAGAAAGAGCTCTACATAGTCCGAACCAAAATTATCCCGAGCAGATACCGATAGACGACGGTGAACTCTTACATTCCGCCGGGGACATTGATGGTTCTGATCACTCCGACATCGAATCCACGGTGGTGCCCggaaacaaacagaaaaagaaacgcGGGAGAAAACTTGCAAACGGTAGGAAAGAGCCGTTGAATCACGTACACGCTGAGCGGTTGAGACGGGAGAAGCTAAACCAGCGATTCTACGCGTTACGAGCGACTGTGCCAAACGTATCAAAGATGGACAAAGCGTCGTTGCTAGGAGACGCGATTAGTTACATTAAGGAGCtgaaatcgagagcagaaaacgcGGAATCTGAGAGAAACGCGATTCAAATCCAGCTCAACAAACTCAAAGAGGAGATGGCGGGAAGAAACGCGGTCTGTAGGGGCGGGAAA
It encodes the following:
- the LOC106320924 gene encoding transcription factor bHLH28-like → MDSLNTNVTATMIDALMSSPSSGFWPPLSPANPSPDSALQKRLQAVLNGTHEAWTYAIFWTPSYYDYSGESVLKWGDGIYKGEEADNTRRKRRRMTVAEREHWSLILPELSSMTSDEDLPVIDGEDDVEVSDTEWFYMVSMTVSFGSETGLPGKAFATYKPVWVTGSDHILASGCERAKKGGDSGLQTIVCIPLDNGVLELGSTVEIKQNPDLFNKIRVVFSFEGSRDFSGDPNSNSFQPFSTHLENGGGSSTVTVNPNRYPNPVYPQTVNFATSTLERALHSPNQNYPEQIPIDDGELLHSAGDIDGSDHSDIESTVVPGNKQKKKRGRKLANGRKEPLNHVHAERLRREKLNQRFYALRATVPNVSKMDKASLLGDAISYIKELKSRAENAESERNAIQIQLNKLKEEMAGRNAVCRGGKNASEIETVNIDVKILGCDAMVRLESSKRNHPAARLMNAFMDLDVELNHASISVIHDLMIQQATVKMGSIMYTQDQLQAMLVSKIN